The Mycolicibacterium mageritense genome contains a region encoding:
- a CDS encoding DUF2848 domain-containing protein, with translation MPQLTFTLRDDEMVTVDVDTLLNAGYAGRSQADVTAHIDELAELGVPAPTRIPCIYPIASYLAMQTEEIDVQHELTSGEAEWALVVAGSGPGDLLLTAACDHTDRRLEQHGVAWSKQAAPDVLARRAWRLATIADRLDEFTLTGTVETDSGIEVIQQGTLTELLSPLFWVEELRSRELLNPGTVLMSGTIPMRPDVNQFSTGWGVELRDPVTDDAISLSYSVRQTPTAVD, from the coding sequence ATGCCACAACTCACCTTCACGCTGCGCGATGACGAGATGGTCACCGTCGACGTCGATACGCTGCTCAACGCCGGATACGCGGGTCGCAGCCAAGCCGACGTGACCGCCCACATCGACGAGCTCGCCGAGTTGGGTGTGCCCGCGCCCACCCGCATCCCCTGCATCTACCCCATCGCCTCCTACCTGGCGATGCAGACCGAAGAGATCGACGTCCAGCACGAGCTCACCTCGGGCGAGGCGGAATGGGCGCTGGTGGTGGCCGGCAGCGGACCCGGCGATCTGCTGCTCACAGCCGCCTGTGATCACACCGACCGGCGCCTCGAACAGCACGGAGTGGCCTGGAGCAAACAGGCCGCGCCCGATGTGCTGGCCCGCCGGGCCTGGCGCCTGGCCACCATCGCGGACCGCCTCGACGAGTTCACCCTGACCGGCACGGTCGAGACCGATTCCGGCATCGAGGTGATCCAGCAGGGCACCCTGACCGAACTGCTGTCGCCGCTGTTCTGGGTCGAGGAGTTGCGCTCCCGCGAGCTGCTCAACCCGGGCACCGTGCTGATGTCCGGAACCATCCCAATGCGTCCCGACGTCAACCAGTTCAGTACGGGATGGGGTGTGGAACTGCGCGACCCCGTCACGGACGACGCCATCTCACTGTCCTACTCGGTGCGGCAGACGCCCACGGCCGTCGATTGA
- a CDS encoding ATP-binding protein produces the protein MDNTPPSGPRHLLPADLTSLVGRRAEAAEVRRLLGSSRLVTLIGIGGVGKTRLATQVARKSQRAFADGVALVELAGVTDPGLVPLAVAESLGLAVRHQDVVWALTEYLRARDLLLILDNCEHLLDQCAVLARNLLSACPTLRILVTSREALRVSGEHVFLVPPLAIHRSDGDRDTAPTEAVQLFGERAVAVDPDFRITAENSSDIVELCSRLDGLPLAIELAAVRMRALTPAALLDRLDHRHDLLNVGDRSAAPRHHSLRAALEWSYELCSEPERRLWERLSVFSGWIMLSAAECICSDDVLPREDIAGHLSALVDKSIVARHVAEGHQGYRLLETVAEYGREQLRCRGEEAAVRGRYRAYYCRLAHEFESHWFGPDQLDLVGRMRNEQVNVRAVLGAVLDDPDGGRAALQMAADLFWYWLGCGQLREGRHWLDRALAADASPSSERAAALWANGYIAIAEGKTVVALQMLRESQSLAESLGDTVNLAHATHFRGVAEHNLGNTTLGTELIREGSVLEEAGGPSLHHVLAQEQVGWLHCRRRDPQQAVEVLGRCLAECDLRDERWLRSWILTFLGLANWMLGELDLAQRQLREALAGKTRFHDSLGTAVVIELSAWLAARQDQSRRAARLLGAAQRAWEPIGNYPGGFELPNWNDEISAELRAALGDNEFEALLAEGRGMSIDKAVGEAMGDSAPASAAPDLPDRPLASLSRREAEVAGMVAEGMTNKQIAQALVLSLRTVESHVEHIFAKLGVRSRTQVAVLYAAGQSPR, from the coding sequence ATGGACAACACGCCGCCTTCGGGGCCGCGCCACCTGCTGCCCGCCGACCTGACGAGTCTCGTCGGGCGCCGGGCCGAGGCGGCCGAGGTGCGCCGGCTGCTGGGATCCTCGCGGTTGGTCACGTTGATCGGAATCGGTGGGGTCGGAAAAACCCGTCTGGCCACGCAGGTCGCCCGCAAGTCGCAACGGGCGTTCGCCGACGGCGTGGCCTTGGTGGAGCTCGCCGGCGTCACCGACCCCGGACTGGTCCCGCTTGCGGTCGCGGAGTCGCTGGGGCTCGCGGTGCGGCACCAGGATGTCGTATGGGCGCTCACCGAGTATCTGCGGGCGCGCGATCTGTTGCTGATTCTGGACAACTGCGAGCACCTCCTCGACCAGTGCGCGGTGCTCGCTCGAAATTTGCTGTCGGCCTGCCCGACGCTGCGCATCCTGGTCACCAGCCGCGAAGCGCTGAGGGTCAGCGGGGAGCATGTCTTCCTCGTTCCGCCGCTCGCCATCCACCGCAGCGACGGCGATCGGGACACCGCTCCGACCGAGGCGGTCCAGTTGTTCGGCGAGCGTGCGGTTGCGGTGGACCCGGACTTCCGGATCACCGCCGAGAACTCCTCGGACATCGTGGAACTGTGTTCTCGCCTGGACGGTTTGCCGCTGGCGATCGAACTGGCCGCGGTTCGGATGCGCGCGCTCACGCCGGCGGCGTTGCTCGACCGGCTCGACCATCGTCACGATCTTCTCAACGTCGGCGACCGATCGGCCGCGCCACGGCACCACTCGTTGCGAGCCGCGCTGGAATGGAGCTACGAGCTGTGCTCCGAACCGGAACGGCGGTTGTGGGAACGCCTTTCGGTGTTTTCTGGATGGATCATGCTGAGCGCCGCGGAGTGCATCTGTAGTGACGACGTGCTTCCGCGAGAGGATATCGCCGGGCACTTGTCCGCACTGGTCGACAAGTCGATCGTGGCGCGCCACGTCGCCGAGGGGCACCAGGGCTACCGGTTGCTGGAGACCGTCGCCGAGTACGGCAGGGAGCAACTGCGCTGCCGTGGTGAAGAAGCGGCCGTGCGCGGGAGGTACCGCGCCTACTATTGCCGGCTGGCACACGAATTCGAGAGCCACTGGTTCGGACCCGACCAGCTCGACCTGGTCGGGCGGATGAGAAACGAACAGGTCAATGTTCGCGCCGTCCTCGGCGCGGTGCTCGATGATCCGGATGGCGGACGGGCCGCGTTGCAGATGGCGGCAGACCTGTTCTGGTACTGGCTGGGTTGTGGCCAGCTTCGCGAAGGCAGGCACTGGCTGGACCGTGCGCTGGCAGCCGATGCCTCGCCGAGCTCCGAGCGAGCGGCCGCGCTGTGGGCGAACGGGTACATCGCGATCGCGGAGGGCAAGACCGTCGTTGCGCTGCAGATGCTGCGGGAGAGCCAGTCGCTTGCCGAATCCCTCGGCGATACCGTCAATCTGGCGCACGCCACGCATTTCAGGGGAGTGGCCGAACACAATCTCGGCAACACCACACTGGGCACCGAGCTGATCCGGGAAGGATCGGTGCTGGAAGAAGCCGGGGGGCCGAGCCTGCACCACGTGCTCGCTCAGGAGCAGGTCGGCTGGCTGCACTGCCGGCGCCGCGACCCGCAACAGGCGGTGGAGGTGCTCGGCCGATGTTTGGCGGAATGTGACCTGCGGGACGAACGCTGGCTGCGGTCATGGATTTTGACGTTCTTGGGCCTGGCCAACTGGATGTTGGGCGAGTTGGATCTCGCACAACGGCAACTGCGAGAGGCGTTGGCCGGCAAGACCCGCTTCCACGACTCCCTGGGCACCGCCGTGGTCATCGAACTGAGCGCATGGCTGGCCGCCAGACAAGACCAATCGCGACGGGCGGCACGGTTGCTCGGCGCGGCGCAACGTGCCTGGGAACCCATCGGCAACTATCCCGGCGGGTTCGAGCTGCCGAACTGGAACGACGAGATCTCAGCAGAGTTGCGGGCCGCGTTGGGCGACAATGAGTTCGAGGCACTGCTGGCCGAAGGCCGTGGAATGAGTATCGACAAGGCCGTCGGTGAGGCCATGGGCGATTCTGCGCCGGCATCTGCCGCGCCTGATCTGCCGGACCGGCCCCTGGCAAGTCTGAGCCGCCGGGAGGCCGAGGTGGCGGGCATGGTGGCCGAAGGCATGACGAACAAGCAGATCGCCCAGGCTCTCGTGTTGTCGTTGCGCACCGTCGAGAGCCATGTCGAACACATCTTCGCCAAGCTCGGGGTGCGGTCCAGAACCCAGGTCGCGGTGCTGTACGCGGCCGGTCAATCGCCGCGCTGA
- a CDS encoding alpha/beta fold hydrolase produces the protein MTATTRMFSEQGSSHTVAIGGHPVHYHDVGAGPPLVMPQAFGPLPGTTAWLTYHRTLGELAARHRCILVDYPNFGRSGPREFHEPVHDLYVRNTLGILDRLGLDTVTALGVSTGGTVAIGVALAAPGRVERLIVGGCTASTGGDPYLLATAPTEVGRLFDECQSRPPDRERIARLLRSLVFDPGLIDDGLVEQMYRWRVDKPQHAEAWARSTIVARSNLAALQAVVAPTLVVHGRHDRMVPMEGALQLLSHLPSADLVVLNKCGHWPPFERPWDFARAVRAFLSS, from the coding sequence TTGACGGCCACCACTCGGATGTTCTCGGAGCAGGGCAGTAGCCACACAGTGGCGATCGGCGGGCATCCGGTCCACTATCACGATGTCGGTGCCGGTCCGCCGCTGGTGATGCCGCAGGCGTTCGGGCCGCTGCCCGGAACGACGGCCTGGCTGACCTACCATCGCACTCTCGGAGAGCTGGCTGCGCGTCATCGGTGCATCCTCGTGGACTACCCGAACTTCGGGCGCAGCGGACCGCGAGAGTTCCACGAGCCGGTGCACGACCTCTATGTGCGAAACACTCTCGGCATTCTGGACCGACTCGGGCTGGACACGGTCACCGCTCTTGGTGTCTCGACCGGGGGAACCGTGGCGATCGGTGTGGCGCTCGCCGCACCGGGACGAGTGGAACGGTTGATCGTCGGCGGGTGTACTGCCTCGACCGGCGGTGACCCGTACCTGCTGGCTACGGCACCCACCGAGGTCGGACGCCTGTTCGACGAATGCCAATCGCGACCGCCGGACCGCGAACGCATCGCGAGATTGCTCCGCAGTCTCGTCTTCGATCCCGGGTTGATCGATGACGGCCTCGTCGAGCAGATGTACCGATGGCGGGTGGACAAGCCGCAACACGCCGAAGCCTGGGCCCGTTCGACCATCGTGGCGCGCAGCAATCTGGCCGCGTTACAGGCCGTGGTCGCGCCCACGCTGGTGGTTCATGGACGCCATGACCGCATGGTGCCCATGGAGGGGGCACTGCAGTTACTGAGCCATCTGCCGTCGGCGGATCTGGTGGTGTTGAACAAGTGCGGGCATTGGCCGCCGTTCGAACGCCCGTGGGACTTCGCCCGCGCCGTCCGTGCATTCCTTTCCTCGTGA
- a CDS encoding NAD(P)/FAD-dependent oxidoreductase, with translation MTPTYVVVGASLAGARAVEALRNEGFDGRIILVGAEYHLPYDRPPLSKEVILGSKDPGDTLIHKSDFYSRNDIELLLGSRARRIDTHGRRVELHDGVSVQADKVLLCTGTTPRRPEIPGLDLDGVHFLRTVDDAAAIRDRMRAGAAVAILGGGLIGIELAASALQLGNQVTVLERSAAVLGRVLPERIARCLTRFHVEQGVRMVTGARVAAVEGDHRVRRVTMDDGTGIEADLVVVGVGVTPAVDVAVNSGIDVDNGIVVDEFCETSVPGVYAAGDVASSPCTHDSGRIRLEHWQNAQNQGIAAARSMVGRREPYRDLPWFWSDQGQTNIQVAGRLHPEDQVVWRGSPESMQFTAFHLRDSVLVGAVGVNQRREVRMAMSLIDRRARPEPALLSDPAVDLRSIDDVATPAGQQ, from the coding sequence ATGACGCCCACCTACGTGGTCGTCGGAGCCAGTCTGGCCGGCGCCCGCGCGGTAGAGGCGTTGCGCAACGAGGGATTCGACGGCCGCATCATCCTCGTCGGCGCCGAGTACCACTTGCCCTACGATCGGCCGCCGCTGTCGAAAGAGGTGATTCTCGGGTCGAAGGATCCGGGCGACACGTTGATCCACAAGTCGGACTTCTATTCCCGCAACGACATCGAACTCCTGCTCGGATCCCGGGCCCGGCGGATCGATACGCACGGTCGCCGAGTCGAGCTGCACGACGGAGTGTCGGTCCAGGCCGACAAGGTGTTGTTGTGTACCGGTACGACGCCGCGCCGTCCGGAGATCCCGGGGTTGGATCTCGACGGCGTGCACTTCCTGCGGACCGTCGACGACGCGGCGGCGATCCGTGACCGGATGCGGGCCGGTGCTGCCGTGGCGATCCTCGGGGGCGGGCTGATCGGCATCGAACTGGCCGCATCGGCACTGCAGCTCGGAAACCAGGTGACCGTGCTCGAACGAAGCGCTGCGGTGCTCGGCCGGGTGCTGCCGGAGCGAATCGCGCGGTGCCTGACGCGCTTCCACGTCGAACAGGGCGTGCGCATGGTGACCGGTGCCAGGGTGGCCGCCGTCGAAGGCGACCACCGGGTACGGCGCGTCACGATGGACGACGGGACGGGCATCGAGGCTGACCTGGTGGTCGTCGGGGTCGGGGTGACACCGGCGGTCGATGTGGCGGTCAATTCCGGAATCGATGTCGACAACGGCATCGTGGTCGACGAGTTCTGTGAGACATCGGTGCCCGGTGTGTACGCCGCGGGCGACGTGGCGAGCTCGCCCTGCACCCACGACTCCGGACGAATCCGGTTGGAACACTGGCAAAACGCACAGAATCAGGGAATCGCCGCCGCGCGTTCGATGGTGGGACGGCGGGAACCCTACCGCGACCTGCCGTGGTTCTGGTCGGACCAGGGCCAGACGAACATCCAGGTGGCCGGGCGGCTGCATCCGGAAGATCAGGTCGTATGGCGCGGCAGCCCGGAATCCATGCAATTCACGGCATTTCACCTGCGGGACAGTGTGTTGGTCGGAGCCGTCGGGGTGAACCAGCGGCGGGAGGTCCGGATGGCGATGAGCCTGATCGACCGGCGGGCCAGGCCGGAGCCGGCCTTGCTGTCCGACCCGGCCGTCGATCTGCGCTCGATCGACGACGTCGCGACACCCGCGGGGCAACAGTGA
- a CDS encoding 2-keto-4-pentenoate hydratase, with protein MNIELSTTIQPTVDSIAGRLLSAQAKKQRIPSLSAECRDLNFDLAYRIQDEAVSQRIECGEHVVGITVQSRSSVTPLTGWLTDAMALRTSDHLPTELLVDPGVEAVIAFVTGRRLCGPGVTAAAALAAVDLVFAGLEVTDSRYADRRCTAPDLVADNLSASYYLTGPVGFAPTGLDLSREEAGITVAAGTATVTRFDAVARSHPAEALAAAANCLARRGHAIEVGWTVLVGTAPVPLPVGFPVTARFSSLGSVTLAC; from the coding sequence GTGAACATCGAACTCAGCACCACAATCCAGCCCACTGTCGACTCCATTGCCGGAAGGCTGCTGAGCGCGCAGGCCAAGAAGCAACGGATACCGTCACTTTCGGCGGAATGCCGCGATCTGAACTTCGATCTCGCTTATCGGATTCAGGACGAGGCCGTGAGCCAGCGGATCGAGTGCGGCGAGCACGTCGTCGGCATCACGGTGCAGTCTCGGTCCTCGGTGACACCGCTGACCGGGTGGCTGACCGACGCGATGGCACTGCGTACAAGCGATCACCTGCCCACGGAGTTGCTCGTCGATCCCGGTGTCGAAGCGGTGATCGCGTTCGTCACGGGCCGGCGGCTCTGCGGCCCCGGCGTCACCGCGGCGGCCGCGCTGGCGGCGGTCGACCTCGTGTTCGCGGGCCTGGAAGTCACGGACAGCCGCTACGCGGACCGCCGGTGCACTGCGCCCGACCTGGTCGCCGACAACCTGTCCGCGTCGTATTACCTCACCGGACCGGTCGGGTTCGCCCCCACCGGCCTGGACCTGTCGCGGGAAGAGGCCGGCATCACCGTCGCTGCCGGGACAGCCACCGTGACACGTTTCGATGCGGTGGCCAGAAGCCATCCCGCCGAGGCACTCGCGGCCGCGGCGAACTGTCTTGCCCGGCGCGGTCATGCGATCGAGGTGGGCTGGACGGTACTCGTCGGGACGGCACCGGTACCACTGCCCGTCGGATTCCCGGTCACCGCCCGGTTCTCGTCGCTGGGGTCGGTCACCCTGGCGTGCTAA
- a CDS encoding oxidoreductase → MRTITDPWSPLRLASGATLRNRFMLAPMTTNSSDAQGRVTEDELRYLDRRGATEFGAAVTSCAYVHEDGRSWQGIGASTDDHLESLRAVAQAIGRGGALTLLQLYDGGRIALPGLVGPGGIRGPSPIPSARPDARTPRELHSGEIDDLITAFGRAAALGVRAGFDGIEIHGANHYLIHQFFSPRANQRNDDWGGDPARRARFPLAVAEAVRTAVGPAVTIGFRVTPFESEDGGYTLDDSALLCDRLAERGVDYVHISMDDFRKNSPQPEDRDWTKRREAVESRNPIAAIAAAVAGRSAVVASGGIRGLDDADEALGAGADLVAVGRAALIDPEWVDKMKAGQYQSVRTHLPADSDDIETALTIPGQMVKYLLSRPGWIPRIQGDDRT, encoded by the coding sequence ATGCGCACGATCACCGATCCCTGGTCACCACTACGCCTTGCCTCCGGAGCGACACTCCGTAACCGCTTCATGCTCGCACCGATGACCACCAACTCGTCCGACGCGCAGGGGCGCGTGACCGAGGACGAGTTGCGGTACCTGGACCGCCGCGGAGCCACCGAATTCGGGGCCGCCGTGACCTCGTGCGCATATGTGCACGAGGACGGCCGGTCCTGGCAGGGCATCGGGGCTTCGACCGATGATCACCTGGAAAGCCTGCGGGCCGTCGCGCAAGCGATCGGCCGCGGCGGCGCGCTGACCCTGCTGCAGCTCTACGACGGCGGGCGCATCGCGTTGCCAGGCCTGGTCGGCCCCGGCGGGATCCGCGGTCCGTCGCCGATCCCGTCCGCACGTCCCGATGCCCGTACCCCACGTGAGCTGCACAGCGGCGAGATCGATGACCTCATAACCGCATTCGGGAGGGCCGCCGCGCTCGGTGTGCGGGCCGGGTTCGACGGGATCGAAATCCACGGGGCCAACCACTATCTGATCCATCAGTTCTTCTCACCACGAGCCAATCAGCGCAACGACGACTGGGGCGGTGATCCGGCGCGGCGGGCACGCTTCCCACTCGCGGTCGCCGAAGCGGTCCGGACAGCGGTCGGCCCTGCCGTGACAATCGGGTTCCGGGTGACGCCATTCGAGTCGGAAGACGGCGGCTACACCCTCGACGATTCGGCCCTACTCTGCGACCGCCTCGCCGAGCGTGGGGTCGACTATGTCCACATCTCCATGGACGACTTCCGCAAAAACTCGCCCCAGCCGGAAGATCGAGACTGGACCAAGAGGCGCGAAGCCGTCGAGTCGCGCAATCCCATCGCCGCGATTGCCGCCGCGGTCGCGGGCCGCAGTGCCGTCGTCGCCAGCGGTGGCATCCGAGGGCTCGACGATGCCGACGAGGCGCTCGGCGCCGGTGCCGATCTCGTCGCCGTCGGCCGTGCCGCCCTGATCGATCCGGAATGGGTCGACAAGATGAAAGCCGGCCAATACCAGAGCGTTCGGACGCACCTGCCCGCCGACAGCGACGACATCGAGACCGCGCTGACGATTCCGGGGCAGATGGTGAAGTACCTGTTGAGCCGACCGGGGTGGATCCCGCGTATCCAAGGAGACGACCGAACATGA
- a CDS encoding VOC family protein, with translation MNEVVALGYLGLRATDLDAWRTYGTEILGLQDVSAHEHCDDQTILLRGDERGWRLAIHQADTGGAAYVGWEVPNGAALDRLARRLQDAGVEIHHDPDCAAQRRVEALIRCTDPDGHRLEFSYGARVPKRPFVSPRGIRFVTGDLGMGHVFFFVTDLAAAKRFYLDVLGFRLTDTIEFHGRKVHFAHVNPRHHSLAFVENGNLAPALGHFMLEVTDIDDVGRTLDVVDAGGVQLTETLGRHTNDLAISFFMKNPSGSEVEYGYDGRLVDDATWRVSSYDATSLWGHHRD, from the coding sequence ATGAATGAAGTTGTCGCACTGGGATATCTGGGCCTCCGCGCCACTGATCTGGATGCCTGGCGCACATACGGGACCGAGATTCTCGGCCTGCAGGACGTCTCGGCGCACGAGCATTGCGACGACCAGACCATCCTGCTGCGCGGTGACGAGCGGGGCTGGCGTTTGGCGATTCACCAGGCCGATACCGGCGGAGCGGCCTACGTCGGATGGGAAGTGCCGAACGGTGCGGCACTGGACCGGTTGGCCCGGCGCCTGCAGGACGCGGGTGTAGAGATACACCACGACCCGGACTGTGCCGCCCAGCGTCGGGTCGAGGCTCTCATCCGGTGTACCGATCCCGATGGTCACCGGTTGGAGTTCTCCTACGGTGCCCGGGTGCCGAAGCGGCCCTTCGTCTCGCCGAGAGGTATCCGGTTCGTGACCGGTGACCTCGGCATGGGGCACGTGTTCTTCTTCGTCACCGACCTCGCTGCCGCCAAGCGGTTCTACCTCGACGTGCTGGGCTTCCGCCTCACTGACACCATCGAATTCCACGGCCGCAAAGTCCATTTCGCGCACGTGAATCCGCGTCATCACAGTCTCGCGTTCGTCGAGAACGGCAACCTGGCGCCGGCCCTGGGCCACTTCATGCTCGAGGTCACCGACATCGACGACGTCGGGCGGACGCTCGACGTGGTGGACGCCGGTGGGGTTCAGCTCACCGAAACCCTGGGCCGGCACACCAACGACCTGGCGATCTCTTTCTTCATGAAGAATCCGTCCGGCTCCGAGGTCGAGTACGGCTACGACGGGCGATTGGTCGACGACGCCACGTGGCGCGTGTCGAGCTATGACGCCACGAGTTTGTGGGGACACCACCGTGACTGA
- a CDS encoding pyroglutamyl-peptidase I family protein gives MTRALVTGFGAYATESDNPSGLIAQRLDGQQIAGLDVAARVLPVDTELVHDVLAEAIESLQPAVVVLTGVAPGRTAPAVERVAVNVRDFPIPDTAQRVPIDEPVVDGGPSAYLSTLPVKAIVDGWRRAGLAGYVSNTAGTYLCNQVFYLARHLCRVPGARVGMVHLPVTPARSTASTPPLPSVPVEVLEHQVRLALSVSAEHQGDDLRIGGGAIS, from the coding sequence ATGACCCGAGCGCTCGTCACCGGATTCGGCGCATACGCAACCGAGAGCGACAATCCCAGCGGTCTGATCGCGCAACGGTTGGACGGACAGCAGATCGCAGGCCTGGACGTAGCCGCCCGCGTGCTGCCGGTGGACACCGAACTGGTGCACGACGTGTTGGCCGAGGCCATCGAGTCACTCCAGCCTGCGGTCGTGGTGCTGACGGGCGTCGCACCCGGCCGCACGGCACCCGCGGTGGAACGCGTCGCGGTCAATGTGCGGGACTTTCCGATTCCCGATACCGCGCAGCGGGTTCCGATCGACGAACCGGTGGTCGACGGCGGTCCCTCCGCCTATCTGAGCACGTTGCCGGTCAAGGCGATCGTGGACGGTTGGCGGCGTGCGGGGCTGGCCGGCTACGTCTCCAACACGGCCGGAACCTATCTGTGCAACCAGGTGTTCTACCTGGCCCGGCATCTGTGTCGCGTCCCGGGCGCGCGGGTCGGGATGGTGCACCTGCCCGTGACACCTGCCCGGTCGACCGCGAGTACACCACCGCTGCCGTCCGTCCCGGTCGAAGTTCTCGAACATCAGGTACGACTGGCACTTTCGGTCTCGGCCGAGCACCAGGGAGACGACCTGCGGATCGGCGGAGGGGCGATCAGTTGA
- a CDS encoding non-heme iron oxygenase ferredoxin subunit, which yields MTAMAESEHLVRVCPVGELAPGNVKRVDVDPPIAVYNIDGSFYATADWCTHDRSSLADEGFIDNGQIECGWHFAKFCVRTGAVTAPPAVQPLATYSVQVIDDVVYVDVTG from the coding sequence ATGACGGCAATGGCAGAGTCCGAACACCTGGTCCGGGTGTGTCCGGTCGGAGAACTGGCGCCGGGCAACGTGAAACGGGTCGATGTCGATCCACCGATCGCGGTGTACAACATCGACGGCTCGTTCTACGCGACCGCCGACTGGTGTACACACGACAGGTCGTCGCTGGCCGACGAGGGCTTCATCGACAACGGCCAGATCGAATGTGGCTGGCATTTCGCCAAGTTCTGTGTGCGCACCGGCGCGGTCACCGCGCCGCCTGCGGTCCAACCGCTCGCGACCTATTCGGTCCAGGTGATCGATGACGTGGTGTACGTGGACGTAACCGGCTGA
- a CDS encoding IclR family transcriptional regulator — MTTISPTVVSPPSRPLHRTSAVQLVADRPLDPDSSTSVAKALALLSCFTPNRPAMGVSEIARQAQLPKSTAHRLLAVLVDWDMVTKRGTEYSPGARLNELAALGSQPDNHELRRVALPHLLDLYEITHETVNLGILTGQDVLYIDKIHGHNGVNSPACVGGRLRAANTAIGKALLAFSDQKVIARVSANLRPATSLSVSSAAQLDRYLAAIRHCGVAYDRQESQPGLTCIAAPIRSWSGAIVAAVSISGPVHRFRPADAAPAVRTAAAGIARHVQEAAWRRATR; from the coding sequence ATGACAACGATCAGCCCTACCGTGGTGTCCCCACCGTCCCGCCCACTGCATCGAACGTCCGCCGTGCAGTTGGTCGCCGACCGTCCGCTGGATCCGGACTCATCGACCTCGGTTGCCAAGGCTCTCGCGCTGCTGAGTTGTTTCACACCGAATCGCCCGGCCATGGGGGTCTCGGAGATCGCGCGTCAGGCACAGCTGCCCAAATCGACCGCACACCGCCTGCTGGCCGTCCTCGTCGACTGGGACATGGTGACCAAACGCGGCACCGAATACTCCCCCGGAGCACGGCTCAACGAGCTGGCCGCGCTCGGCAGCCAACCGGACAACCACGAATTGCGCCGCGTCGCACTGCCACATCTGCTCGACCTCTACGAGATCACCCATGAAACAGTGAATCTCGGCATCCTGACCGGCCAGGACGTCCTGTACATCGACAAGATCCACGGCCACAACGGGGTGAACTCGCCCGCGTGCGTCGGGGGCCGGCTGCGCGCCGCGAACACCGCGATCGGAAAGGCACTGCTGGCGTTCAGCGACCAGAAGGTCATCGCCCGCGTCTCGGCGAACCTTCGGCCCGCCACGTCGTTGAGTGTCTCCTCGGCCGCGCAACTCGATCGCTACCTGGCCGCCATCCGGCATTGCGGCGTGGCGTACGACCGCCAGGAGAGCCAACCTGGCCTGACCTGTATCGCGGCTCCCATCCGGAGCTGGTCGGGCGCGATCGTCGCGGCGGTCTCGATCTCGGGTCCGGTACATCGATTCCGGCCCGCCGACGCGGCACCGGCTGTCCGGACGGCAGCCGCCGGCATCGCGCGACATGTCCAGGAAGCCGCCTGGCGTCGCGCCACACGGTGA
- a CDS encoding alpha/beta fold hydrolase — protein MAILTVDGVDLYYEDHGSGEPLLLVHGAAASGRWFGDLIPQLAAKYRVIVPDLRGLGRSARVAPLERPQVWVADLWRLLDSLGLDRVHLAGVSLGSRIAGRMVLDNRARVATLTVDAPIIGLSKSGNASLNSVFTAVDPESAQAREWSDLHGDDWRDAVRFYAETRSTEQFQEYFTLRPHLADIDVPTLICRGDLDDAIHPVDDAFIWHKQAPDTQLFIAPGLTQSSIMLERAANFVTEFEVFQARCALGTAA, from the coding sequence ATGGCGATATTGACGGTCGATGGCGTTGATCTCTACTACGAGGATCACGGGAGCGGAGAACCACTGCTACTGGTGCACGGCGCCGCGGCGTCGGGGCGATGGTTCGGCGATCTGATTCCCCAACTGGCGGCCAAGTACCGGGTGATCGTGCCGGATCTGCGCGGGCTGGGACGCAGTGCGCGGGTGGCGCCGTTGGAACGCCCGCAGGTGTGGGTGGCCGACCTCTGGCGCCTGCTGGACTCACTCGGCTTGGACCGCGTCCATCTCGCCGGTGTGTCGCTCGGCTCACGGATCGCCGGGCGGATGGTGCTCGACAACCGGGCACGGGTCGCGACGCTGACCGTGGACGCGCCGATCATCGGATTGAGCAAGAGCGGAAACGCTTCGCTCAATTCGGTTTTCACGGCCGTGGACCCGGAGAGTGCTCAGGCCCGCGAGTGGAGTGATCTGCACGGGGACGACTGGCGCGATGCCGTCCGGTTCTACGCCGAGACCCGGAGCACCGAACAGTTCCAGGAGTACTTCACCCTGCGACCGCATCTGGCGGACATCGACGTCCCCACCCTGATCTGCCGCGGTGACCTCGATGATGCTATCCACCCGGTGGACGACGCGTTCATCTGGCACAAGCAGGCACCCGACACCCAGTTGTTCATCGCTCCGGGCCTGACCCAGTCATCGATCATGTTGGAGCGGGCGGCGAACTTCGTCACCGAATTCGAGGTATTCCAGGCGCGTTGCGCGCTCGGAACCGCGGCATGA